A portion of the Sebastes fasciatus isolate fSebFas1 chromosome 2, fSebFas1.pri, whole genome shotgun sequence genome contains these proteins:
- the ctxn2 gene encoding cortexin-2, which produces MCSVHYNHSLAAMSGNDMMAHSLTLEQKTAFAFVGMLLVFLGLLIVRCFRILLDPYSSMPSSNWADGIEGLEKGTFEYALT; this is translated from the coding sequence ATGTGTAGCGTCCACTACAACCACTCCCTTGCTGCCATGAGCGGAAACGACATGATGGCGCACTCCCTGACTCTGGAGCAGAAGACGGCGTTTGCCTTCGTGGGGATGCTGCTGGTGTTCCTGGGGCTGCTGATAGTAAGGTGTTTCAGGATCCTGCTGGACCCCTACAGCAGTATGCCGTCCTCCAACTGGGCCGACGGCATCGAGGGGCTGGAGAAGGGGACGTTTGAGTACGCCCTCACTTAA